A single window of Candidatus Methylomirabilota bacterium DNA harbors:
- a CDS encoding S1C family serine protease, with amino-acid sequence MRRSALIAAVLLLALPALLVAAPKGDAPRPDPNRVPALPSHIERVAPSIVGIHVEVPPDRPSVATLGAERWGSGVIFDQSGYVLTVSYVVLDAGWIDVTLRGGRKVPAKLVGLDLESGLGVVKLDGPGPWQAATLGDSTKMAVGDLTGTVGLDDDGTLVAVPGKVWEIRPFAASWEYMLDRAILVAPYSPAFGGAALVDATGAVVGITSLRLGEAPFVNLAVPIEQFLGGKQELIAKGRVESRRPRPWIGLYTRELVGGGVIVAGVSPIGPARTAGFRPGDVIVRVNGAEVSSQAEFYRRLWLGVVGQDVQLVVMREARLEAITVRPVDRYRLLKTSDR; translated from the coding sequence CGCGGCGCCGAAGGGTGACGCGCCCCGGCCGGACCCGAACCGCGTCCCGGCCTTGCCGTCGCACATCGAGCGCGTCGCGCCGTCCATCGTCGGCATCCACGTCGAGGTGCCCCCAGACCGGCCGTCCGTGGCGACGCTCGGCGCGGAGCGCTGGGGCAGCGGCGTCATCTTCGATCAGTCCGGGTACGTGCTCACAGTGAGCTATGTTGTTCTGGACGCCGGGTGGATCGACGTGACGCTCCGCGGCGGGCGCAAGGTCCCGGCCAAGCTCGTCGGCCTCGACCTCGAGTCGGGGCTTGGTGTCGTCAAGCTGGACGGTCCCGGGCCCTGGCAGGCGGCCACGCTCGGTGACTCGACAAAAATGGCCGTCGGAGACCTGACGGGCACGGTGGGTCTCGACGACGACGGCACCCTCGTGGCGGTGCCGGGCAAGGTCTGGGAGATCAGGCCCTTCGCCGCCTCGTGGGAATACATGCTCGACCGGGCGATCCTCGTGGCGCCCTACAGCCCGGCCTTCGGCGGCGCGGCCCTGGTGGATGCGACCGGCGCCGTCGTGGGCATCACCTCGCTGAGACTCGGGGAAGCGCCCTTCGTCAACCTCGCCGTTCCGATCGAGCAGTTCCTTGGCGGCAAGCAGGAGCTGATCGCCAAGGGCCGCGTCGAGAGCCGCCGCCCGCGGCCGTGGATTGGGCTTTACACGCGAGAGCTCGTCGGTGGGGGCGTGATCGTCGCGGGCGTCTCGCCCATCGGACCCGCGCGCACGGCGGGTTTCCGCCCGGGCGACGTCATCGTGCGCGTCAACGGCGCCGAGGTCTCGAGTCAGGCGGAGTTCTACCGGCGGCTCTGGCTTGGCGTGGTCGGGCAGGACGTGCAGCTCGTGGTCATGCGCGAGGCCCGCCTCGAGGCGATCACCGTGCGCCCCGTGGACCGCTACCGCCTCCTCAAGACCAGCGACCGGTAA
- a CDS encoding HD domain-containing protein, with product MDTYQGRGLIADPIHQYILYTRPDGIPGEATEQDLLDSPWMQRLRRVPQLQSARWVFPAAEHSRFQHSLGAMHLAGRFAQQLHPSLKAEFPDAPSAALLEELLRMSGLLHDIGHGPFGHFFDDNFLADFGLTHEIVGQRIIREQIADLIRGLRRSPSAPFETGEAINPDWICYLMGKDRTRPEAEHPRWLAHLKPLLSGIYTADNMDYVLRDSYMCGVAVGPIDIERIIYYSFFSDKGLTLDRGGIQAFIMFLNARFYMYTNVYYHRTTRGIDLHLKEIFRDTIRLMFPYDLNKDLAPYLHLTEWTLLEEVARWQDAGDPERKTLGQEWRHILDRRLKWRMSHEVVLDLFEPRRGFGFMKAEEVEQRVRELLPAAMRDFPFKIDMAQQDPRPLNPIGMQDRQIYVYDSATRTVSAEPLKELLKYLPGKVAQCRIFAKTHEHDQALAKALNQALGEERPAHPTNL from the coding sequence GTGGACACCTACCAGGGGCGCGGCCTCATCGCCGACCCGATCCACCAGTACATCCTCTACACGCGCCCCGACGGCATCCCCGGCGAAGCGACGGAGCAGGACCTCCTCGACTCGCCCTGGATGCAGCGGCTCCGGCGCGTGCCGCAGCTCCAGTCGGCGCGCTGGGTCTTCCCGGCCGCCGAGCACAGCCGATTCCAGCACTCGCTGGGGGCGATGCACCTGGCGGGCCGCTTCGCCCAGCAGCTGCACCCCTCGCTCAAGGCCGAGTTCCCGGACGCCCCGTCGGCGGCGCTCCTGGAAGAGTTGCTGCGGATGTCGGGGCTGCTCCATGACATCGGACACGGGCCCTTCGGGCACTTCTTCGACGATAATTTTCTGGCGGATTTCGGTCTCACGCACGAGATCGTCGGCCAGCGGATCATCCGCGAGCAGATCGCCGACCTGATCCGCGGGCTCCGGCGCAGCCCCTCGGCGCCATTCGAGACCGGCGAAGCGATCAACCCCGACTGGATCTGCTACCTCATGGGCAAGGACCGGACGCGGCCCGAGGCCGAGCACCCGCGCTGGCTCGCCCACCTGAAGCCGCTGCTCAGCGGGATCTACACCGCCGACAACATGGACTACGTACTCCGCGACTCGTACATGTGCGGCGTTGCCGTCGGGCCCATCGACATCGAGCGGATCATCTACTACTCGTTTTTCAGCGACAAAGGGTTGACGCTCGATCGCGGGGGCATCCAGGCGTTCATCATGTTCCTGAATGCGCGCTTCTACATGTACACCAACGTCTACTATCACCGGACCACGCGAGGCATCGACCTGCACCTGAAGGAGATCTTCCGCGACACGATCCGGCTCATGTTTCCCTACGACCTCAACAAGGACCTGGCGCCCTATCTCCACCTGACCGAGTGGACCCTGCTCGAAGAGGTTGCGCGCTGGCAGGACGCCGGCGATCCTGAGCGCAAGACCCTCGGCCAGGAGTGGCGGCACATCCTCGACCGGCGCCTGAAGTGGCGGATGTCCCACGAGGTCGTCCTCGATCTCTTCGAGCCGCGCCGGGGGTTCGGCTTCATGAAGGCCGAGGAGGTCGAGCAGCGCGTGCGCGAGCTCCTGCCGGCGGCGATGCGGGACTTCCCGTTCAAGATCGACATGGCCCAGCAGGACCCGCGGCCGCTCAACCCCATCGGGATGCAGGACCGCCAGATCTACGTCTACGACTCGGCCACGCGCACCGTGTCGGCGGAGCCGCTCAAGGAGCTGCTCAAATACCTGCCCGGCAAGGTCGCGCAGTGCCGCATCTTCGCAAAGACCCACGAGCACGATCAGGCGCTTGCGAAGGCGCTCAACCAGGCGCTCGGAGAAGAGCGCCCCGCCCACCCGACCAACCTCTAG
- a CDS encoding acyl-CoA dehydrogenase family protein, producing MDTYRGVDYYGIEALLTEEQRMVRDAVRDWVEKEFVPVVSQHHRDETFPLEVAKPLGEMGVFGATLKGYGCAGLDNVAYGLIMQELERGDSGLRSFASVQSGLVMYPIYAYGSEAQKEKWLPRLQSGQSLGCFGLTEPDHGSDPGSMATRAIKKGNEYVLNGTKLWITNGSVAEVAVVWAKGDDGEIGGYLVERGTPGFSTLDIHGKFSMRASITSELAFADCKIPLENKLPGVKGLKGPLSCLSQARYGIAWGAIGAAMGCYDWALKYSQQRIQFGKPIGSFQLVQQKLVWMITEITKAQLLCLRLGQLKDEGKVRAQQISMAKRNNVQMALDTARLARDILGAAGIVDEHPIIRHMMNLETVNTYEGTHDIHTLIIGRDITGLDAFGM from the coding sequence ATGGACACCTATCGCGGCGTCGACTACTACGGCATCGAGGCCTTGCTAACGGAAGAGCAGCGGATGGTGCGGGACGCGGTCCGGGACTGGGTGGAGAAGGAGTTCGTGCCCGTCGTGAGCCAGCACCACCGCGACGAGACGTTCCCGCTGGAAGTCGCCAAGCCGCTCGGCGAGATGGGCGTCTTCGGCGCCACGCTCAAGGGCTACGGCTGCGCCGGCCTCGACAACGTCGCGTACGGGCTCATCATGCAGGAGCTCGAGCGCGGAGATTCGGGGCTGCGCTCCTTCGCCTCGGTGCAGAGCGGCCTCGTCATGTACCCGATTTACGCCTACGGCTCGGAAGCGCAGAAGGAGAAGTGGCTGCCGCGGCTCCAGTCCGGACAGTCGCTCGGCTGCTTCGGGCTGACCGAGCCGGATCATGGATCCGACCCGGGTTCCATGGCGACGCGCGCCATCAAGAAGGGGAACGAGTACGTGCTGAACGGCACCAAGCTCTGGATCACCAACGGCTCGGTCGCCGAGGTCGCCGTGGTCTGGGCCAAGGGCGACGATGGCGAGATCGGCGGCTACCTCGTCGAGCGCGGCACGCCCGGCTTCTCGACGCTCGACATCCACGGTAAGTTCTCCATGCGCGCGTCCATTACCTCCGAGCTCGCTTTCGCCGACTGCAAGATCCCGCTCGAGAACAAGCTGCCCGGCGTCAAGGGGCTCAAGGGCCCGCTCAGCTGTCTCTCCCAGGCGCGCTACGGGATAGCGTGGGGAGCGATCGGCGCGGCCATGGGCTGCTACGACTGGGCGCTCAAGTATTCGCAGCAGCGCATCCAGTTCGGGAAGCCGATCGGCTCGTTCCAGCTCGTCCAGCAGAAGCTCGTCTGGATGATCACGGAAATCACCAAGGCCCAGCTCTTGTGCCTGCGCCTGGGCCAGCTCAAGGACGAGGGCAAGGTCCGGGCGCAGCAGATCTCCATGGCCAAGCGGAACAACGTCCAGATGGCGCTCGACACGGCGCGCCTGGCGCGCGACATCCTGGGCGCCGCCGGCATCGTGGACGAGCACCCGATCATCCGCCACATGATGAACCTGGAGACCGTCAACACCTACGAGGGTACCCACGACATCCACACGCTGATCATCGGACGCGACATCACGGGTCTCGACGCCTTCGGCATGTGA
- a CDS encoding VOC family protein, producing the protein MRVSELGHVSLFVRDLESSVAFYRDVLGLRETGRGKDGRIVFLSAGAHHHDVSLEVARVEAKALPAGAPGLYHVAFRVGSTREALQAARREAEQAGLQPFGEAGGATPCFCVKDPDGHTVELYAALPA; encoded by the coding sequence ATGCGAGTCAGCGAGTTGGGCCACGTTTCCCTCTTCGTGCGCGACCTCGAATCGTCCGTTGCCTTCTATCGCGATGTCCTCGGCCTCCGCGAGACGGGGCGCGGCAAGGACGGGCGCATCGTCTTCCTCTCCGCCGGCGCCCACCACCACGACGTCTCGCTCGAGGTGGCGCGCGTCGAAGCGAAGGCCCTTCCCGCCGGAGCGCCCGGCCTCTACCACGTCGCCTTCCGCGTCGGCAGCACTCGCGAGGCCTTGCAGGCTGCGCGCCGCGAGGCGGAGCAGGCGGGGCTCCAGCCTTTCGGCGAGGCGGGCGGCGCGACACCCTGCTTCTGCGTCAAAGATCCCGACGGCCACACCGTCGAGCTCTACGCGGCGCTGCCCGCCTGA